From a single Tenuifilum sp. 4138str genomic region:
- the speA gene encoding biosynthetic arginine decarboxylase, which produces MRKWRIEDSAELYNINGWGVKYFSINEKGNVVVTPKSNGVEIDLRELVDELQVRDVAAPMLIRFTDILDNRIEDMSRSFKQAAEEYGYQGKNFIIYPIKVNQMRPVVEEIINHGKKFNIGLEAGSKPELHAVIASNPDNESLIICNGYKDEDYIELALLAQKMGKKIFIVVEKLNELKVINKVSQRLKIKPNLGIRIKLASSGSGKWEESGGDVSKFGLTSSELLQALDFLDKNDLKGSLRLVHFHIGSQVTKIRRIKIALREASQFYVQLRLMGYNVEFVDIGGGLGVDYDGTRSSNSESSINYSLQEYVNDSVSTLVDASDKNNIPHPNIITESGRSLTAHHSVLIFEVLETASLPSWDENDELPADAHELVVELYEQWSKLNQSRMLETWHDAQQIREEALDLFSLGMLDLKTRAQIEKLFWSIARETFEMTSQLKHIPDELKSLPKLLADKYFCNFSLFQSLPDAWAIDQVFPIMPIQRLNEKPDRVATIQDVTCDSDGKIDNFISTKNISYFLPVHSIKSNDSYYIGVFLVGAYQEILGDLHNLFGDTNAVHVSVDDKGYSIDQIIDGETVAEVLEYVQYNPKKMVRTLETWVTSSVKAGVISPKEGKEFLSNYRSGLYGYTYLE; this is translated from the coding sequence ATGAGAAAATGGCGCATTGAGGATTCAGCCGAACTCTACAATATCAACGGCTGGGGGGTAAAGTACTTTTCGATTAACGAAAAGGGAAATGTAGTGGTTACCCCAAAAAGTAATGGCGTGGAGATTGACCTGCGCGAACTGGTTGATGAGTTACAGGTTCGCGATGTGGCTGCGCCCATGCTAATTCGTTTCACCGATATTCTCGACAATAGAATCGAGGATATGTCGCGCTCGTTCAAGCAGGCAGCCGAGGAGTACGGCTATCAGGGTAAAAACTTCATCATTTACCCCATTAAGGTTAACCAGATGCGCCCTGTGGTTGAGGAGATTATCAACCACGGTAAAAAGTTTAATATTGGACTGGAGGCTGGCTCAAAGCCAGAACTTCATGCAGTTATTGCGAGTAACCCCGATAACGAGTCGCTGATTATCTGCAACGGTTACAAGGATGAGGATTACATTGAGCTGGCTCTGCTTGCCCAAAAGATGGGGAAAAAGATATTTATTGTAGTTGAAAAGCTCAATGAGCTGAAGGTAATCAATAAAGTCTCACAGCGACTTAAAATTAAGCCAAACCTTGGCATTAGGATTAAGTTGGCTAGCTCCGGTAGTGGCAAATGGGAGGAGTCAGGTGGCGATGTCAGCAAGTTCGGGCTAACATCCAGTGAGCTCCTACAAGCTCTGGATTTTCTGGATAAGAATGACCTAAAGGGTAGTTTAAGGCTGGTTCACTTCCACATTGGAAGCCAGGTAACCAAAATCAGGCGTATAAAAATTGCCCTGCGCGAGGCATCGCAGTTTTACGTTCAGCTTCGCTTAATGGGCTATAACGTAGAATTTGTTGATATTGGTGGTGGACTAGGTGTTGACTACGATGGAACCCGCTCATCAAACAGTGAGAGTAGCATTAACTATAGCCTTCAGGAGTACGTAAACGACTCGGTATCGACCCTGGTTGATGCCAGCGATAAAAACAACATTCCGCACCCCAATATCATTACTGAGTCCGGCAGGTCGTTAACTGCACATCACTCCGTGCTAATTTTTGAGGTATTGGAAACTGCTTCGCTTCCCTCATGGGATGAGAATGATGAGCTACCGGCCGATGCACATGAACTGGTGGTGGAACTTTATGAGCAGTGGAGCAAGCTAAACCAGTCCAGAATGCTTGAAACCTGGCACGATGCCCAGCAAATCAGGGAGGAGGCACTCGACCTGTTTAGCCTTGGCATGCTCGACCTTAAAACCCGTGCGCAAATCGAAAAGCTTTTCTGGTCAATTGCCCGCGAAACCTTTGAGATGACCTCACAGCTTAAGCATATACCCGATGAGCTAAAATCGTTGCCTAAACTCTTAGCCGATAAGTATTTCTGTAATTTTTCGCTGTTCCAGTCGTTGCCCGATGCCTGGGCTATCGATCAGGTGTTCCCCATTATGCCTATTCAGCGTTTAAACGAAAAACCCGACAGGGTTGCCACCATACAGGATGTAACCTGCGACTCCGATGGTAAGATTGATAACTTTATTTCAACCAAAAATATTTCATATTTCCTACCGGTTCACTCCATCAAGTCCAACGATTCCTATTACATTGGAGTATTCCTTGTAGGTGCATACCAGGAAATACTGGGTGACCTCCACAACCTGTTTGGCGATACCAATGCTGTTCACGTATCGGTTGACGATAAAGGGTATAGCATTGATCAAATAATTG
- a CDS encoding OmpA family protein, translated as MQATRYIIVILTLVLCQLSVNAQSVKKKYTISNKRVIEQYEKALSSFDRYDYITAKKLLVECVQKEPKFIEAYLVLSQVYMGMGELNLAIESILKAQSIDKDFHPRAYYILGLLYFSTGEYQKALNSFETFLTYKDKRATMNDSARKMIEKCQFALNQIANPVPFVPKNIGEGVNSDLDEYWPSLSVDERTLVYTVRLPKNPDKGIKGTKWQEDLYISYRNEDGQWGRGEPVKSPLNTEFNEGAQAVSSDGKTIYFTICRGVCNLYQSVLEPDGFWSLPQKLPAAINSERYSEKQPSISPDGKTLYFVSNRPGGLGKFDIWKSELKPDGTWGNPVNLGDVINTNESEQSPFIHFDNKTLYFSSSGHMGMGGHDIFVSRLDSNGAWTKPVNLGYPINTHRDEDGLIVNARGNIAYYSTDIKPENGRDIFTFELYPEVRPTPTSYVLGTVRNSKTLEPVEASIKLVDLKLDRVVMDIVSALKGEFLVCLPVSNRYGLFVSASGYLFHSEHFDLTEYYSFDKPLKLDVLLQPIEKDEVITLRNIFFAFDSYELLPESRPELNYLLDILKRNPEMRIEISGHTDDTGSAEYNLKLSEQRAKAVADYLISQGIDSARLKWVGYGKSKPVAPNSTPEGRTLNRRTEVKIL; from the coding sequence ATGCAGGCTACACGATATATTATAGTTATTCTTACCCTAGTGCTTTGTCAGCTGAGTGTAAATGCACAGAGTGTCAAGAAAAAGTATACAATTAGTAATAAACGAGTAATTGAACAGTACGAAAAAGCTCTGAGTTCATTTGACCGTTACGATTATATAACAGCTAAAAAGTTGCTAGTTGAATGTGTTCAGAAAGAGCCAAAGTTTATTGAGGCATACCTTGTGCTTTCCCAGGTTTACATGGGAATGGGGGAGCTTAACTTAGCCATTGAGAGTATTCTGAAAGCCCAAAGCATCGATAAAGATTTTCATCCAAGAGCCTACTACATTTTGGGGTTGCTTTACTTTTCAACAGGGGAGTACCAAAAGGCGCTCAACAGCTTCGAAACTTTTTTGACATACAAAGATAAAAGGGCAACCATGAACGATTCGGCACGCAAAATGATTGAGAAGTGCCAGTTTGCCCTAAATCAGATTGCCAACCCGGTTCCTTTTGTACCAAAAAATATAGGCGAAGGGGTTAATTCCGATTTGGATGAGTACTGGCCAAGCCTTTCGGTCGATGAGCGTACACTGGTTTATACCGTTCGCTTGCCCAAGAATCCCGATAAGGGAATCAAGGGAACCAAGTGGCAGGAAGACCTTTACATTTCCTACAGAAATGAGGACGGTCAATGGGGAAGAGGAGAGCCTGTAAAATCACCCCTGAACACCGAGTTTAATGAAGGAGCCCAAGCGGTTTCGTCCGATGGCAAGACCATATACTTTACAATTTGTCGCGGAGTATGTAATTTATACCAATCGGTTCTAGAACCCGATGGATTTTGGAGTTTGCCGCAGAAATTACCAGCTGCCATAAATTCTGAAAGGTATTCGGAAAAGCAGCCTTCCATATCCCCCGATGGTAAAACGCTATACTTTGTAAGTAATAGGCCGGGTGGCCTTGGTAAGTTCGATATATGGAAGTCAGAGCTTAAGCCTGATGGTACCTGGGGAAACCCGGTGAATTTGGGTGATGTGATTAATACCAACGAGAGTGAACAATCGCCTTTCATCCATTTCGATAATAAAACTCTATACTTTTCATCGTCGGGCCACATGGGGATGGGCGGTCACGATATCTTTGTAAGTCGGCTCGATAGTAACGGTGCCTGGACAAAGCCGGTCAACCTGGGTTATCCAATTAACACCCATCGCGATGAGGATGGCTTAATTGTAAATGCTAGGGGTAACATAGCCTACTATTCCACTGACATCAAACCGGAAAATGGACGGGATATTTTCACCTTTGAACTTTATCCCGAGGTGCGTCCAACTCCAACATCGTATGTTCTTGGTACTGTGCGAAACAGTAAAACCCTTGAGCCAGTTGAGGCGAGCATTAAGCTGGTCGATTTAAAGCTTGATAGGGTTGTAATGGATATAGTTTCCGCATTGAAGGGTGAGTTCCTGGTTTGCCTACCAGTAAGCAATAGGTACGGTTTGTTTGTTTCGGCATCGGGGTATCTTTTCCATTCCGAGCATTTCGATTTGACAGAATACTACTCTTTCGATAAGCCATTAAAGCTTGATGTTCTACTGCAACCCATTGAAAAGGATGAGGTGATAACCCTCAGGAATATCTTTTTTGCATTTGACTCGTACGAGCTATTACCCGAATCGAGACCTGAGCTAAACTACCTGTTGGACATTCTTAAACGTAACCCCGAAATGAGGATTGAGATTAGCGGGCACACTGACGATACGGGAAGTGCCGAGTACAACCTGAAGCTATCCGAGCAGCGCGCAAAAGCAGTGGCCGACTACCTAATTTCGCAAGGGATTGATTCGGCAAGGCTGAAGTGGGTTGGATATGGTAAAAGCAAACCGGTTGCCCCTAACAGTACGCCTGAGGGTAGGACGCTGAACCGCAGAACGGAGGTCAAAATTCTTTAG
- the pgeF gene encoding peptidoglycan editing factor PgeF, with amino-acid sequence MPLIYKDILYFKFDNLMQYQSAITHFVSSRIGCWDDEDFTIGLNGYLDNKIVLRNREYLATKFGFKAADFVFAEQVHGVKVEVVTPMQKGKGAFSKNDALQHSDAWITNYPGICLVAQAADCVPILFYDPVNNAIGAAHAGWKGTVNRIAANVVKSMISEYGTNPANLLVGIGPSAGPCCYEVGDDVASVVNKEFPQKYDLLLYYPDREKPVLDLWRANLYALLEVGVPVGNIELAGLCTICNNHVFFSARCGDRGRFGGAIMLNVLGQN; translated from the coding sequence ATGCCTTTAATCTACAAAGATATTTTGTACTTCAAGTTCGATAATTTAATGCAATACCAATCGGCAATCACTCACTTTGTTTCGTCGCGTATTGGTTGCTGGGATGATGAGGATTTTACAATTGGCTTGAATGGTTACTTGGACAATAAAATTGTCCTTAGGAATAGGGAGTACCTTGCAACCAAGTTTGGATTTAAAGCAGCCGATTTTGTTTTTGCTGAGCAGGTGCATGGGGTTAAGGTTGAGGTTGTTACGCCAATGCAAAAGGGGAAAGGGGCTTTTAGCAAAAACGATGCCCTTCAGCATTCCGATGCATGGATTACCAACTATCCGGGAATTTGTCTTGTAGCCCAGGCTGCCGATTGCGTTCCCATTCTTTTCTACGACCCAGTGAATAATGCAATAGGTGCAGCCCATGCGGGCTGGAAGGGAACGGTTAATCGAATTGCAGCAAATGTGGTAAAGTCTATGATTAGCGAGTACGGAACAAACCCCGCCAACCTTTTAGTAGGAATAGGCCCTTCGGCAGGGCCATGCTGCTACGAAGTGGGCGATGATGTTGCTTCAGTTGTTAATAAAGAGTTTCCCCAAAAGTACGATCTTTTACTATACTATCCCGATAGGGAAAAGCCTGTTCTTGACCTTTGGCGTGCAAACCTTTATGCATTATTAGAGGTTGGTGTACCTGTGGGTAATATTGAACTAGCTGGTTTATGTACCATTTGCAATAACCATGTATTCTTCTCGGCTCGCTGTGGTGATAGAGGTAGGTTTGGCGGTGCCATAATGCTTAATGTGCTTGGCCAGAATTAA
- a CDS encoding RNA polymerase sigma factor, whose protein sequence is MDISGQLVEQCRRGDSKAQFELYKLYANAMFSVSCRIIPDKMEAEDAMQEAFFKAFDKIDTFRNEVTFGAWLKRIVINTCIDHLKRKRLLTVSIDDTPGVSAQASDDDYSPESVEEVKVAMQKLPEGYRLVLTLHLIDGYEYDEIAEMLGIAQSTVRSQFVRAKQRLIELVKNRK, encoded by the coding sequence ATGGATATTTCAGGGCAGCTAGTTGAACAGTGTCGACGTGGCGACAGTAAAGCTCAATTTGAACTTTACAAGCTATATGCCAATGCCATGTTTAGCGTGAGCTGCAGGATTATCCCCGATAAAATGGAGGCCGAAGATGCCATGCAAGAAGCGTTCTTTAAAGCATTCGACAAGATTGATACCTTCAGAAATGAGGTGACTTTTGGGGCTTGGCTTAAGCGTATTGTTATCAATACCTGCATTGACCATTTAAAACGCAAGCGTTTGCTCACCGTTTCCATTGACGATACTCCCGGGGTATCGGCTCAGGCAAGCGATGACGACTATAGCCCCGAATCGGTTGAAGAGGTAAAGGTTGCCATGCAAAAGCTGCCCGAAGGCTACCGATTGGTTCTCACCCTTCACCTTATTGATGGTTATGAGTACGATGAAATTGCTGAAATGCTTGGTATTGCCCAATCAACTGTCCGTTCACAGTTTGTAAGGGCCAAACAAAGGCTGATAGAGTTGGTTAAAAACAGAAAGTAG